In Planctomycetota bacterium, one DNA window encodes the following:
- a CDS encoding tetratricopeptide repeat protein → MKRVIVALCLLSIGSAALAFERGQSVVALRRSEVKIEKEVVDVVPAGAQLRIESVEGQWLLVNNGKSGWVKRDHVLPASEALDYFNRQLRVQPQNAELLFARGNVYRSLGEFEAAIDDYDAAIRLHPQAAAYNGRARAHFEAGHMDKAIADFSTAIRLMPNSALLYNNRAAAWEKQGDITRALADLEQARRLDPEHEFVLNNHARLQTAGE, encoded by the coding sequence ATGAAACGCGTTATTGTTGCTTTGTGCCTGCTTTCCATTGGCTCGGCCGCCCTGGCCTTTGAGCGTGGGCAGTCGGTCGTCGCGCTGCGGCGCAGCGAAGTCAAAATCGAAAAGGAAGTCGTCGACGTCGTGCCAGCCGGCGCTCAGTTGCGCATCGAGTCGGTCGAAGGCCAATGGCTGTTGGTCAACAACGGCAAGTCAGGCTGGGTCAAGCGCGATCACGTGCTGCCGGCCAGCGAAGCCTTGGACTACTTCAACCGCCAACTGCGCGTCCAGCCGCAAAACGCCGAACTGTTGTTCGCGCGTGGCAACGTCTACCGCAGTCTGGGTGAGTTTGAGGCAGCGATCGACGACTATGACGCCGCGATCCGACTGCACCCGCAAGCCGCCGCCTACAACGGCCGCGCCCGCGCCCACTTCGAGGCGGGGCACATGGACAAGGCGATCGCCGATTTCTCGACCGCGATCCGTCTGATGCCGAACTCGGCGCTGCTCTACAACAACCGGGCTGCCGCCTGGGAAAAGCAGGGGGACATCACGCGGGCGCTGGCGGACTTGGAGCAGGCTCGCCGTCTTGATCCCGAGCATGAGTTTGTGCTGAACAACCACGCTCGGTTGCAGACCGCCGGCGAGTAA
- the tsaE gene encoding tRNA (adenosine(37)-N6)-threonylcarbamoyltransferase complex ATPase subunit type 1 TsaE, which translates to MQHWTFTAPDEQATVRLASALAAALPRRAMLALDGPLGAGKTRLVRALAAAAGADERAVSSPTFVLVHEYPGPQPMFHFDAYRLKRPEDLLDLTVDEYLASDGWTVIEWAERVADYLPSERLAVRIASLDATTRQFDFTARGSEYEATLDKLASELRAH; encoded by the coding sequence ATGCAACACTGGACCTTCACCGCACCTGACGAACAAGCGACCGTGCGCCTGGCCAGCGCACTGGCCGCCGCGTTGCCACGCCGCGCGATGCTGGCCCTCGACGGCCCGCTGGGGGCTGGCAAGACGCGCCTGGTCCGGGCGTTGGCCGCGGCAGCCGGCGCCGACGAGCGCGCCGTCAGCAGTCCGACCTTCGTGCTGGTCCACGAGTACCCTGGCCCGCAGCCGATGTTTCATTTCGACGCCTATCGGCTGAAACGCCCGGAAGACTTGCTCGATCTGACGGTCGACGAATACCTGGCCAGCGACGGCTGGACCGTGATCGAATGGGCCGAGCGCGTGGCCGATTACTTGCCCAGCGAACGCCTGGCCGTGCGTATCGCGTCACTCGACGCCACCACGCGGCAGTTCGACTTCACGGCACGCGGCAGCGAATACGAAGCGACACTCGACAAACTGGCATCGGAACTCCGCGCGCATTGA
- a CDS encoding thiamine-monophosphate kinase, whose protein sequence is MEAEFLAWLAERVPPHRRVPLGIGDDAALLATPDATTVVTVDMLTEGVDFRLAEVDPRRVGRKALAVNLSDLAAMAARPTAVVIAAALPRHGALELAKALYEGMLPLCDEFDVALAGGDTNTWDGGLVISVTAFGSLTPRGPLRRDGAKPGDVILVTGALGGSILGHHFDFQPRIAEALALHERYTLHAGMDISDGLALDLSRLAKASGCGACLDLQAIPSAPAAHQLAAEQPGKTALDHALGDGEDFELLLAVPADEAARIVREQSLTVPITAIGRFVEQPGLWQSTPDGKPVPLATTGWQH, encoded by the coding sequence ATGGAAGCTGAATTCCTCGCCTGGCTGGCTGAACGTGTTCCTCCGCATCGTCGCGTGCCGCTGGGCATTGGCGACGACGCGGCGCTATTGGCCACACCCGACGCCACCACCGTCGTCACGGTCGACATGCTGACCGAAGGAGTGGACTTTCGCCTCGCCGAAGTCGATCCACGCCGCGTCGGCCGCAAGGCGCTGGCAGTGAATCTCAGCGATCTGGCCGCCATGGCCGCTCGCCCCACCGCGGTGGTCATCGCGGCGGCTTTGCCGCGCCACGGGGCGCTCGAACTGGCCAAAGCGCTCTACGAGGGGATGCTTCCCTTGTGCGACGAGTTCGACGTCGCGCTGGCCGGCGGCGACACCAACACCTGGGACGGCGGACTGGTGATCAGTGTCACCGCGTTTGGATCGCTGACGCCACGCGGCCCCCTCAGGCGCGATGGGGCCAAGCCGGGGGACGTCATCCTGGTCACCGGCGCGCTGGGTGGCAGCATTCTCGGCCACCACTTCGACTTCCAACCGCGGATTGCCGAGGCGCTCGCGCTGCATGAGCGCTACACGTTGCATGCGGGCATGGACATCAGCGACGGGCTGGCGCTCGACCTGTCGCGACTGGCCAAAGCTAGCGGCTGTGGCGCTTGCCTGGACCTGCAGGCGATTCCCAGCGCGCCAGCGGCCCATCAATTGGCGGCCGAGCAGCCCGGTAAAACTGCGCTCGATCACGCCCTGGGGGACGGCGAAGACTTCGAGTTGCTGCTGGCCGTCCCGGCGGACGAAGCGGCCCGCATTGTGCGAGAACAGTCGCTCACTGTTCCGATCACCGCGATCGGGCGTTTTGTCGAACAACCTGGCCTGTGGCAATCGACGCCGGATGGCAAACCTGTTCCCTTGGCCACCACCGGTTGGCAGCATTGA